The Prevotella sp. E9-3 genome has a window encoding:
- a CDS encoding DUF4105 domain-containing protein, whose protein sequence is MMRKCKNIILYLACALTVFWLSAMGAFAQQQNDTVDDAQQQNDMVDDAQQQNDMVDEDGLATDITVSLLSVAPGYTVYTAHGHCALRLQCPSAGLDYSFTYGLDDTVENRLAFFTGEAKGEYSAVQTHDYLQEYANEGRRVVEYELNLNLYQKRRLWELLDNEVSYGSVRPYNYLTTNCSSMCAFAVKRALQGEAKMVYGSASPILNGTYRDFVHVISRHRPWVDFFWNSLLGSEGDKVGQNGEKYSPSLLVETWKHASIVDKFGSRRPLLIDSNGSELISGDDGQHTSWFTPTICFALLLLLVILLSVAEHTGHLHKLAFTVDATLMLLLTVIGMALCYMTLFSSLDGSSGNWYALVFNPLPLLAWLLFRKNKRYVYFYLFYFSFLLVFIMFTPFVAQIDMPHSLMISMLAVRCLSNAWRMKYKTDNSK, encoded by the coding sequence ATGATGAGGAAATGTAAAAACATAATACTATACTTAGCCTGTGCGCTGACAGTCTTTTGGCTGTCGGCCATGGGCGCTTTTGCACAACAGCAGAACGATACGGTTGATGATGCTCAGCAACAGAATGATATGGTTGATGATGCTCAGCAACAGAATGATATGGTTGATGAAGATGGACTGGCCACTGATATCACCGTTTCTTTACTCAGTGTTGCGCCCGGCTATACCGTCTATACGGCACATGGGCATTGCGCGTTACGCCTTCAGTGTCCATCGGCAGGGCTTGACTATTCTTTTACTTACGGACTTGACGATACTGTTGAAAATCGGTTGGCCTTTTTCACAGGGGAAGCCAAAGGAGAGTACTCGGCCGTCCAAACACATGATTATCTGCAGGAGTATGCCAATGAGGGTCGTCGGGTAGTAGAATATGAACTGAACCTCAATCTCTATCAGAAAAGACGCTTGTGGGAATTACTCGACAACGAAGTTTCTTACGGTTCCGTTCGCCCTTATAATTATCTTACCACCAATTGTTCAAGTATGTGTGCCTTTGCTGTAAAACGTGCTTTGCAAGGTGAAGCAAAAATGGTTTATGGTTCGGCATCGCCTATTCTGAACGGTACATATCGCGATTTTGTTCATGTTATTTCACGGCATCGCCCCTGGGTTGATTTCTTTTGGAATAGCTTGCTTGGATCTGAGGGAGATAAGGTAGGACAGAATGGTGAAAAGTATTCTCCCTCATTGCTTGTCGAGACTTGGAAGCATGCTTCTATCGTTGATAAATTTGGCAGTCGCAGGCCATTATTGATTGATAGTAATGGCAGTGAGCTGATAAGTGGTGATGACGGGCAGCATACCTCGTGGTTCACACCAACTATTTGTTTTGCCCTTCTTCTCCTTTTGGTGATACTTCTAAGTGTGGCTGAACATACAGGTCATCTGCATAAACTGGCTTTTACGGTCGATGCCACATTGATGTTGTTGCTCACGGTGATAGGTATGGCTCTTTGCTATATGACCTTGTTCTCATCGCTTGATGGCTCTTCAGGAAACTGGTATGCACTTGTGTTTAATCCACTTCCTTTGTTGGCTTGGCTCCTGTTTCGCAAGAATAAGAGATATGTCTATTTTTACCTGTTCTATTTCTCTTTCTTGCTTGTATTTATCATGTTTACCCCTTTCGTGGCTCAGATAGATATGCCTCATAGTTTAATGATAAGCATGCTGGCTGTTCGCTGCCTGTCAAATGCGTGGAGGATGAAATATAAAACGGATAACAGTAAATGA